The Vigna unguiculata cultivar IT97K-499-35 chromosome 1, ASM411807v1, whole genome shotgun sequence nucleotide sequence tccatctgtgaaattttatatcaatttagtctttcatctttagaaatgtgtggatttagtccttattacccaattttgttaagtttatttgacatttaaaacacattttatgataatatttgagttaacatcgaagcaaaaatgtgttaatctgtgtaaataattcaaatactatcatgaaatgtgtttaaaatgtcagataaatttaacaaaatttggttaaaaagactaaattcacgaaCTTTAATGATGAAAGACTagattggtcaaaaattttaaagagaaactaattacaaatttcattaaaactcGAGggaataaaacatatttaaccaaaaaaaaatatagcagaattagggatgtcaaaaaaatttgtacccATAGATATTTGCGAATAAAACCCTCTAattcaaaaattgattttttataataCCAAACTCATTTCTTGCAAATCTAATTCTTTTGAATCCTATAAAAGGTTTTCTCTAATTCAAAAATTGGATccttattattatcttttatgtGAATAATTCAAAAGATAAGATATGAAGAGTAAAATCTATCTTGCTTTCTTGCTTTCTTACTTTAATCTCTATGGGTATCTTCTTTCATCATtcctaataaataatatattcttttattgttcatctatatacctatttaaaaaaataaaaaattaatttatcaaaatttaatacaaaattgaGAGAcctaattattaaaagaaaattatatgatAATCACGTCACAAAACGGTTAtgaaacaatatatattacatatctttttattctatatccgtaaaaaaacataaaaaaaaactcatgaaataaaaaaatactatttattaaactaatattttcttgtcaatatagacaaaagaaagttacttttttattagAACATATGAGTAATCAGAATACAAAAGATGAGTTTGTGTCGGTCTAACTTCCTAtttataaacaaagaaaaatgaaagtaGGAGAaaaatacaatatgtaatcaaaacataataagagagaatataaaaaatattttaataatttttttattttttattgcttaattttatatcttattatttattaacattaaatgttataatttatgaaaaaaagataaaaatatacataatttaattttcataaataaaatatatattgtatatgattttaaaaaaataatttttctggGGTAGGATCAACTAAGATCCACATATGCTTGTCATGACTTCATTtgcattttcaatatatttttcctcATATCACTACAACGTTTgtgaaaattatattcaaatgatgtatgtcaattaaataatttttatttctcacaTATGAATActtctactattttttaatatttatatttattgtatatttattttttacatgagaatgtttaactgtgtcaatttaagtgtttaatagcataaacattttatttagtaggtaatataaaaaaaatgatatttttattttatttttattaatttttgtttcatttgaataatcattttatttcactaaaacaatttttattaagttgatattttaaaaattttcttaaatctttaaaatattcattgtCTTATATAACCTTAACAATTTGTTTTCCTTCTGTGCTATTTATTTCGACCACTATATTACTCTCAATGTTATTATTGATAAGCATTACAAGATTTTGGTTTTTGTAAATACTGATGAGTTAAGaagatatgaaaaatatataaaaagttttttataaattaaaataaatataataatttaaaaatcaacttGCGAATCAATTAATACGaggaaattttataaaataccttatatattattaaccaatattaaatttttaaaaaataattttagttttcctTCCTCtacatatttatgaaaaaaaaatatctataaatgtCCTAAAACAAACAGCCTTCAAGCATATTAAAGGGAGAAGATTCCGTCATTCAAAATTGGACAGTTTGTTTGTAgtggaaaaaacaaaatattacaagtatgataagataattttttatagcaTTTTTagtagaataaataaataaataaacagttTGTGTataagattatttaaaaaatattttttcaattgtaTACGAAAAcatttatcaaaaatatatattgtatagATGTAAAGTTGGGTTGCACACCTCATATTTCTTTTATCCTCCTTTGTTTTTTGAACTTGTCGTATAAGGACTCTAATTAGTgcatttataaaagaaaaatatcagaATTTAGGATCACGTGGCACTAAAAATTACGTGAAAGTGTCTTATTAGGTTTAAGCACCATGAAGGTGAAGAAACTCATTATTTTCCAATAGTTTGactttagaatatatatatatatatataatagttggACCATCGTGAACCGATGTCTAAGTTAGTAGATATATTACAACACTCGAATTAAACTGTTAACTTAGAAAATTCGCCAAACCGCTAATTAATAAGTAGTCATCAAACTTAGAGGGATTCTACATGGTGAAATAACACTTACATGACGGATATACTCACTAATTAAACGGTCTTTCTTTATATCGGCAGTGCCGCCTACCCTAACTtagaataaaatagttaaaccCTTATGACAAAATGTTGAATATGAGGTATGGTCTTAATCAGGCCCACAGGAGCCTAATAAAGATTCAGTCCATAACTTAGACCAAGCAgattaatattctataaataagaGTGGATCcaagcaattaaaggtacgcagtTTATTAGTGGTTAAAACTGAGATTTGACTTTAAGAGCTTTCACGGAGCCTTTTCTACATGTAATCCCCAAATGTTTCATGAAGTGTCAAGAGACGAGGACATGACATATAAGATCGAAGAATATCCAATCAAGAAGTTCAAGAATTGTGGTAATATGAGATTTGAGTCCCGTAAcaatatgtaattttttgtgcatgaatataaaataaatttgatattgcTAATGTTGACAATTGTGATATTAGATagtaaatgataaataattaagataaagatataaaatataaattaaatattaataaaaattttaaaaaataattacgacaattaataacacaaaatattaatattaataataaaattattattaataataaataaaattattttataataatttcatcaaataaaatacttttttaatgaaattaattactCGCGTATTATTTTAATCGATCacattttatcttaaattagTTTCAtcaattcattttatattttaaatagtaacttatattttatattaaattaatataaaattattatatttaattttaaagataagaatacaattataatcttataatttcatctattaaaataacttttttatcattcacatcaatcaaaccattcaaaaacttttctttttcttgttttgttatatttattactattttttaaatctaaatatcttcattttaatctgtatttttttctcaaatacatttttttcaccTCCTCAAACTCATCTTTTAatctaaacaaaattttaatcagAAGcctatttaatataaaatataaaattaatgtatgtaactaaaatataaattaaagtaacTATAAGATACATGTACACGTGTATAAGGATTCTTCAACCTATCATAACccaatcataaataaatgaaggaTTCGATTTTTACCATACCTTTCCACTTTCTAAGGTTCAAGCAAACCTCGTATTGATAAAGTTACGCCAGAATCTAGTTAAAACAATCTCTCAAGTTTAGAGTATGTTTAAGTTGAcgatataaaatataatgaacGGATAAGTGATATTATTATCAGGTATTGTTTTAAGAATACCATTTAGTTAAACTAAAATACCACCTCAACATTTATGATCGAGAGTAATGTAATATTTACTACGAGagcaatttaaataaatattttaatgtgtaagaaggtaattttatttatatttaagttaaataaaaggacgtctttaattgttatttaaaagtatttttattcatattgaAATGGTCTAGGACATTAAGCTTGTTGACACGTAGAAGTTCAGTCTAAGTTTAAGCCAATGCtacaaaactaatttataatataagatttatatttacttatatatcataaaattgtcttatctctaatcgataCGAGacttataacaaaatataaatcatatcagattaatattagtatataaaacATTTAGTATTGAGGGaaaattattatactttatgtTGTAGAGTGCAGATTCAATAGACCtatcaattatattaataattattataaaataataagataataacaacataatagaaaataacgatatctaattatattaattaaacttGAGTTTTAGTCAATACAATACAATTAAGATGTTATGaagtaaacttttttattttaagatggTTTTGAGCTTCACCAATTTAGGATCGAGTTCATACAATCGAATTTGGTTAGAgtacttataaaaattatattgtttcataacaaatttgtgatattaaataaaaaatgttaaacattttaaaagatttataatattcaattttgacattttaaaagattaaaaaaatgtatatattcaaaatcatataaattttaaaaaattatttcattgattagatttttatatgactttttttatacaaatatcaTTTGCATTAAACAATTTTACATGAGATCTGTCTACTCCAAAGAGTTAGatctatataattttataaaatttaaattaataggGTTTCAAAACAGAGTATGTTACTACAAACTGAGTTTATGATGTGATAACAGATTGAAAATGATTGCCAAACTCTCTTATCAATCATACAACTAAAAGAGCCTTATGGATGTGGTTCATTTATAAGGTTCTGATTCATTTTTTGATAAACATGACAAGATTCGTTTCTTCTATCTAAATATCCAAAATAAGCTTTAAGATATTTGAGATATCAAGAAGTTACAGattccaaaaactcaaaaagcATTGGCGTTCCGTGGTTCTGTTTTTGCGCTGTTCTTTGAAAACTATACTCACATGGGGACCCAAAAGACAACGCTTACCAGGTGTATAACAACACATGCCACTCATAATTCAAAAATCACATctccaaacaaaataaaacctcACCCTTTCTCTCCAAAGATGCATCAATTATTACCTTCATTCCACAATTTAAATTCCCTATAACTTTCTCTGTCCATTTGCAACATCCTATCATCTATTATTAAGGACTTGTTTGTGGGTACGAATCGCTTTTTccaaagcaaaagaaaaaaaaaaaaacgtcaACTACACTATGCTACCATTTAAAGTACTTGCAGATAGAGCAATCTTTCTTACAGAAACAACCCAAGTACCATCAGCAACATGTTCTAGGCATACCATTATTGATGGGTCTAGCAATATGATACACCAAGGTAGAATGTGTCATCCACATGTTGGAAAAGGATAATATGtaagattataatatttagaAGACTGAATTGACAAAATTAAATTCGATGTAAACTGAATTAAGAATGAGACAATAATTACAAACTGAGATGCACGTACATTttcaacttataatttttttttacacaacaACAAGATGAATGACCCTATTACAATGCAAGAGCatatcaaaatcaaacaaagtataCAGCGAAATTAGAACTCAAAATAACCTTGACTAAACTTTACAAACCCGTCCaagtaaaacaaattaaacaaattaagcaaaagaagagaaaagttGTATGCACGAAGAGCCAGAAAGAATCCATAACATAAACTTTCCCTGTTACTGGCTCGGTTAAAAAATGCGTGAACATTTTCACTTCACTGTACCCAAATGCTCAAAagtcaaaacaaaaaacatggtATAGTGTTTAAGGTAATGATGTTTCCATAAAATAAATGTACGTAAGAGTGACCTAGATACTAAGTGTACCCTCCCGTTCGTTTTGTAGGGGTACCCGCAACCACCGAAAGTAACCCACCATCGTAACCCTCGTGTTCATCCATGTATAAATCTTCACTGCTCCTAAAAGCAGCGTGCAATACCACCAGCGCAATCCCGACGACAATCGAAGCCACCACGTTCACCCACACGCCGGTGAACACCAAGGCCACGACGGTCGCCGTCGCAAGGACAGCCGCCACCGTCCTATCGTCCACCGCGGAGCCGAACACCACCACCGGCTCGTCCCGGAAGAAGTAGAGAAAGAACCAAGCGACGAGCGCCACCAAAAACACGATTATCGAGAGCGGGTGCCAGAGGAGGCTGAGAAAGAGAACAAACAGCACCATCATGAAGTAGTTCACGCGGAAGTGGTTGACGTTGCGTTTCACGCGCATGGTGGCTTCGGTGATGGAGTGGGGAGGCGTGAAAGAGTAGAGCGCGAATACCTCTTCCCATGGTCTGCGCGTGGCGAAAGCGGCGCGTGTGGATGTGAGGGCGCGTGTGATAAAGTAAGGACCAGTGGTGGCGGATGATGAGGGCGAGGGGAAAGAACTGTAATGTGGCGCCGACGAAGACGTGGATGACATCGCATCTAAAGTAATTAAAATCCGAAAGTTTGAAAGATTAACGTTAATCGGACGATGAAATTATAGATCCACACAGTggttttgtgtttttgtgatgatggagaagaagaagaagatgaagattgAGGGGAAAGTTTTACATGTGCCTGTGTTGCGTTGGGTATGAACGGTGTCGTTTAGGGGTTGTGTTAGcgttataataataaaaaggaaaggCAGTGTTTGGGTGTCGTTTACTTCATGATCAGCGATGCCAGCGAGTCCATGAAATCTCGTGGGGCACTCGAGCGATGTGGGTCCCACGCGGCAGAAACATGACATGTTGACAACTAAAGATGGGGTGTTTATGCATAATTGTgatttattatagtatttttacATTTGTTTTCATACTCAAACTATGAATCGGTCAAGTAAGAAAAGGAGCATTGTTTGGCGTTTTGGGGTTTTGACTACGTGTTAGTGTTAGTTCTGGTTGTGACAATAAGTTAGAAAGTACAACGCAGAATACGAAGATGTTATCTATTGTTTTTCAGATGAAAGGGTTTGCGAAGACTTTCCAGAAGTACTTTAGTGTATCACAAATTATCATGGAACCACAAACATCAAAAGGTAGTAGTAGGATCGAGAAACTCAGCTCTCATGTCAAATTACTggaatcttattttaattttaggagaaaaagtcaattgaaaaaatgattatttttttaaagttatcacttaaatgataaaattgattttaaaaaataatttctcaaaatgtggaagaaaatattttttttcttagtataaTGGTCTAGATATTTGTAAATGATTCATTTATGtgatagaatttttttaaaaatgactaaaatgcttttatcttaaaaggaaatataatttaatattaaaaagatttgtAAACATGCATTGTCtatcttaaattaaaatgtttgtttGGCTGCAATCTGAGTATTCAACTATAAAATGGTCATCAATTATATAAAGTCTGTACTCTTTATGATAGGTGTCTTtctaaaattaagttttaaaatgcaattttcttaattataaaaaattactgaCATAGTTAATAATACATTTATGTTATGAATAAAAAACTGCGCATCGATGAATATGTAAGTCTAAAATTAAACTTTGAAATCCGGTTTTTGCGtaatttaaagatataaattaCGCTGGTcataaagatatttatttaacttgatttgtttttttttattattaaagatttattttaaacttttgaaaattgaaaattataatgaaCTATTTTTGTGATTATTATTGATCTTTCTTATTCTGATTCTGTAGTTATTTCTCTTAATTAATAGTTCTAAAACTAGTAATTTTTGAGTTACACATTATATCCATAAAGATTGGTATAGTACTTTATTTTGTGAATGTgaaaatactttattatttattcttccttcttctcttttatatctattctaaaatcatattttataacaaaaccatatttaaaaaatacaaaacccATATTAACTACTACACATACTATCAACCTATATAAATTTAACTACAATTTCCCACCTGAATAATCTAATTTTAACACTTTCACTATACATTATTAATGCTATTTTCAGtgtaaaaaactaaataaagaaaatataattgattatatgacGTGACATAATTCATTAAATGTtggtatataattaattatgtctaTTAAAACATAATTGACTATCTCAAGCtgcataatcaattaattatgctgttttatgttttttcattcACACAAGTGATGTAAACATCAATTAGACACATGAACCAAATGGAAATTGCACATGAGCAAACTCTATTTTCATACAAATATGATGGTTTAGTAGTGTGGATGTTGGATGGACACATGTGAGTTCAtcttcttttccattattttcttGACAAATCAATTCATATAAATAAACACCATCCATGTATTTCCTTTTCTCATAAAGACCACCCTTTcatgtagaaaaatattttttaacaattaaattttgaaaattttaattttacaattttagatgacatttttaaatgatttttcattttcttattttttttttatattttaaaaacacttAAAAAGATTTTAGAGAGcgataaagagaaaaaaagaaaagaaacaaaatcagTGATAAATttgtcataaataaaatataataagagaaaagataagagagagagagagagtaatttatagatatttaataaaaaaatatagtatggTTTTATACatcattacattaaaaaaattaaagtgaataaaatatctatttgatatttcaattttaaagaaataaattatatatttttaatcgaGTAGTtcagtttttaaaaatgttattttagatataaaattaattatgatgtGTGTTTAAATTGTCAACGTATTAGTTATTGTTTGTTGTGATAAATCATTAATATAAATACTATGATTATAAGAAAATACATAgatgtttataaaatattaagcaTACATcaaatatactaaatattttaagaaaaataatcaagACGAAACATACATCAATTTAgtgttcatatatttttttcaacattgaaaaattaatttgaagattctctaataattaaaagaaaaaattaatatttaagaaattatttatatactttttttattttaagaactgtttagaaaaaattgatacttgatgataaaattgataaaattgatagtttataaaaaaacaagtg carries:
- the LOC114173590 gene encoding PRA1 family protein F2-like, coding for MSSTSSSAPHYSSFPSPSSSATTGPYFITRALTSTRAAFATRRPWEEVFALYSFTPPHSITEATMRVKRNVNHFRVNYFMMVLFVLFLSLLWHPLSIIVFLVALVAWFFLYFFRDEPVVVFGSAVDDRTVAAVLATATVVALVFTGVWVNVVASIVVGIALVVLHAAFRSSEDLYMDEHEGYDGGLLSVVAGTPTKRTGGYT